One stretch of Daphnia pulicaria isolate SC F1-1A chromosome 6, SC_F0-13Bv2, whole genome shotgun sequence DNA includes these proteins:
- the LOC124343164 gene encoding von Willebrand factor A domain-containing protein 5A-like isoform X2, whose amino-acid sequence MSRCGLLIECADREHIQLPLTGVSIVAEIIDLVAKVSIEQRYVNRENHPIEAIYLFPVDEGAGVCHFTAEVDGRSIEGVVKETEEARNDYDQAIQSGHSAFLVEEKLPDVFKAKVGNLAAGSGAKIRLTYVTELKVEGGEIRFYLPTTIAPRYVPPTDLSSATAELASINYTQTNQYQVEINVTVQTASIIKKIYSPTHKIDVNHNVGDNAKLQLSEKVSCMDRDFVIYVEVAEPHQPRLIHEKSKNGTSALMLSLVPSFKLDEMKIEAIFVVDQSGSMQGPGIVEAKRALKLFLHSLPIDCCVNIVGFGSTYKPLFSSSRKYGHECLALTKECAQFLEADLGGTEIYDPLAWIFEQPTINGYSRQVVVLTDGEVSNVNKVISLVRCQRGNARVFALGLGSSACHYLVEGIARAGNGTALFASLEERLEKKVMQQLQDALQPALTDIRINWQGYDETEQLSPPFNPPIQTEKTLMGYGKSREKPVTPAISENPEMKLRQAPSDKMIPPVFDGRHFIVYALIAQGAHIPEWVEVVGSAPVGPLLLKVNRTKPNFEESQLIHRLAAKKLIQVLQERGDDLTNKNEIIQLGCQYGLASRYTSYVAVDPKEQKELKDSWMVMKSRDIPVQVAHGWGGLSQNFMMTDSANLITKPRVERCLLLGDGSSTESPTFMTFSSPLEGRPVSTGHHTNTFETLPHSALLSDDDKCILLISTQNYDGSFPMEHELAQLLHTKLEIIKQAGEKCCYSETVWATATALAYLSLALPKLKDSWKLAAKKAEKWIDSHEGFSNREHRKSCIEEAYQFVRSRLFL is encoded by the exons ATGTCTCGGTGCGGACTACTGATTGAATGTGCTGATCGTGAGCACATACAGTTGCCTTTGACGGGAGTCTCCATCGTAGCCGAAATAATCGATTTAGTGGCTAAAGTCTCAATTGAGCAACGCTACGTCAACAGAGAAAATCACCCTATAGAAGCCATTTATCTTTTCCCTGTTGACGAAG GGGCTGGAGTGTGTCACTTCACGGCCGAAGTAGACGGACGCAGCATCGAAGGTGTCGTCAAGGAAACAGAAGAAGCCCGAAACGATTACGACCAAGCGATTCAAAGTGGCCATTCCGCATTTTTGGTAGAAGAGAAATTACCGGACGTATTCAAG GCAAAAGTTGGCAATCTGGCCGCTGGATCGGGAGCGAAAATCCGCTTGACTTACGTCACAGAGTTAAAAGTAGAAGGAGGTGAAATTCGATTTTATTTGCCGACTACCATCGCCCCTAGATACGTTCCTCCCACCGATCTTTCCAGCGCTACAGCAGAGCTGGCTTCAATCAACTATACACA GACAAATCAATATCAAGTCGAAATTAACGTTACCGTACAAACGGCATCCATCATTAAAAAGATTTATTCGCCAACGCACAAAATCGATGTTAATCACAATGTCGGTGATAAT GCAAAATTGCAATTGTCCGAAAAAGTGTCATGCATGGATCGCGATTTTGTCATTTACGTTGAAGTTGCTGAACCGCATCAGCCGCGACTTATTCACGAA aaaTCCAAAAATGGAACTTCGGCGCTGATGCTCAGTCTGGTTCCTAGTTTCAAACTAgacgaaatgaaaattgaagcgATATTCGTCGTGGATCAATCGGGTTCTATGCAAGGTCCAGGAATTGTGGAAGCTAAGCGGGCACTTAAG CTGTTCCTTCACTCTTTGCCCATCGATTGTTGC GTTAATATCGTTGGGTTTGGTTCTACTTACAAACCCCTTTTCTCTTCAAGTCGAAAGTATGGCCACGAATGTCTGGCTCTTACCAAAGAATGCGCACAAT tTCTTGAAGCAGACCTGGGCGGGACGGAAATTTATGACCCATTGGCATGGATATTTGAGCAACCGACGATTAACGGATATTCCCGCCAAGTTGTTGTACTTACGGACGGagag GTTTCGAATGTTAATAAGGTCATTTCTTTAGTCCGCTGTCAAAGAGGAAATGCTCGCGTTTTCGCTCTAG GACTGGGAAGTAGCGCATGTCATTATCTGGTGGAAGGAATAGCACGTGCGGGCAACGGTACAGCTCTATTTGCCTCGCTGGAAGAACGTTTGGAGAAGAAGGTCATGCAACAGCTCCAAGACGCTCTGCAACCGGCACTTACGG ATATCAGGATCAACTGGCAAGGTTACGACGAAACGGAGCAGCTGTCCCCCCCTTTTAATCCGCCCATTCAAACCGAAAAGACTTTGATGGGTTACGGCAAATCCCGCGAGAAACCTGTGACTCCGGCCATTTCCGAGAATCCAGAAATGAAACTGCGTCAGGCTCCGAGCGATAAAATG ATTCCGCCAGTGTTTGACGGCAGACATTTCATAGTCTATGCCCTTATAGCGCAAGGTGCGCACATTCCGGAGTGGGTCGAAGTCGTCGGATCCGCACCTGTTGGTCCCTTATTACTGAAAGTCAATCGAACCAAGCCAAATTTCGAGGAAAGTCAACTGATTCATCG TTTGGCCGCTAAAAAACTGATCCAGGTTTTACAGGAAAGAGGTGACgatttaacaaacaaaaatgaaattattcaaCTTGGCTGTCAATACG GATTGGCATCAAGATACACGTCCTACGTCGCCGTGGATccgaaagaacaaaaagaattgaaagatTCGTGGATGGTAATGAAATCACGAGACATTCCCGTTCAAGTAGCTCACGGTTGGGGTGGTTTGAGTCAAAATTTCATGATGACAGACTCGGCGAACCTAATTACGAAACCGAGAGTCGAAAGATGTCTCTTGCTCGGCGACGGAAGCTCAACAGAGTCGCCTACATTCATGACGTTTAGCTCTCCTCTCGAGGGCCGACCGGTGAGTACTGGCCATCATACAAATACTTTTGAAACGCTGCCCCATTCAGCGCTACTCAGTGACGACGACAAGTGCATATTGCTGATTTCCACTCAAAATTATGACGGATCGTTCCCTATGGAACATGAACTCGCTCAGCTACTGCATACTAAATTGGAAATTATTAAACAAG CGGGAGAGAAATGCTGTTATTCAGAGACAGTTTGGGCAACAGCAACCGCGTTAGCCTATTTGTCGTTGGCTTTGCCTAAACTAAAGGATAGTTGGAAACTAGCTGCCAAGAAAGCTGAGAAATGGATCGACTCGCATGAAGGATTTAGCAATCGTGAACATCGTAAATCTTGCATTGAAGAAGCATATCAGTTTGTTAGGTCTAGATTGTTTCTTTAA
- the LOC124343164 gene encoding von Willebrand factor A domain-containing protein 5A-like isoform X1: MSRCGLLIECADREHIQLPLTGVSIVAEIIDLVAKVSIEQRYVNRENHPIEAIYLFPVDEGAGVCHFTAEVDGRSIEGVVKETEEARNDYDQAIQSGHSAFLVEEKLPDVFKAKVGNLAAGSGAKIRLTYVTELKVEGGEIRFYLPTTIAPRYVPPTDLSSATAELASINYTQTNQYQVEINVTVQTASIIKKIYSPTHKIDVNHNVGDNPMKAKLQLSEKVSCMDRDFVIYVEVAEPHQPRLIHEKSKNGTSALMLSLVPSFKLDEMKIEAIFVVDQSGSMQGPGIVEAKRALKLFLHSLPIDCCVNIVGFGSTYKPLFSSSRKYGHECLALTKECAQFLEADLGGTEIYDPLAWIFEQPTINGYSRQVVVLTDGEVSNVNKVISLVRCQRGNARVFALGLGSSACHYLVEGIARAGNGTALFASLEERLEKKVMQQLQDALQPALTDIRINWQGYDETEQLSPPFNPPIQTEKTLMGYGKSREKPVTPAISENPEMKLRQAPSDKMIPPVFDGRHFIVYALIAQGAHIPEWVEVVGSAPVGPLLLKVNRTKPNFEESQLIHRLAAKKLIQVLQERGDDLTNKNEIIQLGCQYGLASRYTSYVAVDPKEQKELKDSWMVMKSRDIPVQVAHGWGGLSQNFMMTDSANLITKPRVERCLLLGDGSSTESPTFMTFSSPLEGRPVSTGHHTNTFETLPHSALLSDDDKCILLISTQNYDGSFPMEHELAQLLHTKLEIIKQAGEKCCYSETVWATATALAYLSLALPKLKDSWKLAAKKAEKWIDSHEGFSNREHRKSCIEEAYQFVRSRLFL; encoded by the exons ATGTCTCGGTGCGGACTACTGATTGAATGTGCTGATCGTGAGCACATACAGTTGCCTTTGACGGGAGTCTCCATCGTAGCCGAAATAATCGATTTAGTGGCTAAAGTCTCAATTGAGCAACGCTACGTCAACAGAGAAAATCACCCTATAGAAGCCATTTATCTTTTCCCTGTTGACGAAG GGGCTGGAGTGTGTCACTTCACGGCCGAAGTAGACGGACGCAGCATCGAAGGTGTCGTCAAGGAAACAGAAGAAGCCCGAAACGATTACGACCAAGCGATTCAAAGTGGCCATTCCGCATTTTTGGTAGAAGAGAAATTACCGGACGTATTCAAG GCAAAAGTTGGCAATCTGGCCGCTGGATCGGGAGCGAAAATCCGCTTGACTTACGTCACAGAGTTAAAAGTAGAAGGAGGTGAAATTCGATTTTATTTGCCGACTACCATCGCCCCTAGATACGTTCCTCCCACCGATCTTTCCAGCGCTACAGCAGAGCTGGCTTCAATCAACTATACACA GACAAATCAATATCAAGTCGAAATTAACGTTACCGTACAAACGGCATCCATCATTAAAAAGATTTATTCGCCAACGCACAAAATCGATGTTAATCACAATGTCGGTGATAAT CCTATGAAGGCAAAATTGCAATTGTCCGAAAAAGTGTCATGCATGGATCGCGATTTTGTCATTTACGTTGAAGTTGCTGAACCGCATCAGCCGCGACTTATTCACGAA aaaTCCAAAAATGGAACTTCGGCGCTGATGCTCAGTCTGGTTCCTAGTTTCAAACTAgacgaaatgaaaattgaagcgATATTCGTCGTGGATCAATCGGGTTCTATGCAAGGTCCAGGAATTGTGGAAGCTAAGCGGGCACTTAAG CTGTTCCTTCACTCTTTGCCCATCGATTGTTGC GTTAATATCGTTGGGTTTGGTTCTACTTACAAACCCCTTTTCTCTTCAAGTCGAAAGTATGGCCACGAATGTCTGGCTCTTACCAAAGAATGCGCACAAT tTCTTGAAGCAGACCTGGGCGGGACGGAAATTTATGACCCATTGGCATGGATATTTGAGCAACCGACGATTAACGGATATTCCCGCCAAGTTGTTGTACTTACGGACGGagag GTTTCGAATGTTAATAAGGTCATTTCTTTAGTCCGCTGTCAAAGAGGAAATGCTCGCGTTTTCGCTCTAG GACTGGGAAGTAGCGCATGTCATTATCTGGTGGAAGGAATAGCACGTGCGGGCAACGGTACAGCTCTATTTGCCTCGCTGGAAGAACGTTTGGAGAAGAAGGTCATGCAACAGCTCCAAGACGCTCTGCAACCGGCACTTACGG ATATCAGGATCAACTGGCAAGGTTACGACGAAACGGAGCAGCTGTCCCCCCCTTTTAATCCGCCCATTCAAACCGAAAAGACTTTGATGGGTTACGGCAAATCCCGCGAGAAACCTGTGACTCCGGCCATTTCCGAGAATCCAGAAATGAAACTGCGTCAGGCTCCGAGCGATAAAATG ATTCCGCCAGTGTTTGACGGCAGACATTTCATAGTCTATGCCCTTATAGCGCAAGGTGCGCACATTCCGGAGTGGGTCGAAGTCGTCGGATCCGCACCTGTTGGTCCCTTATTACTGAAAGTCAATCGAACCAAGCCAAATTTCGAGGAAAGTCAACTGATTCATCG TTTGGCCGCTAAAAAACTGATCCAGGTTTTACAGGAAAGAGGTGACgatttaacaaacaaaaatgaaattattcaaCTTGGCTGTCAATACG GATTGGCATCAAGATACACGTCCTACGTCGCCGTGGATccgaaagaacaaaaagaattgaaagatTCGTGGATGGTAATGAAATCACGAGACATTCCCGTTCAAGTAGCTCACGGTTGGGGTGGTTTGAGTCAAAATTTCATGATGACAGACTCGGCGAACCTAATTACGAAACCGAGAGTCGAAAGATGTCTCTTGCTCGGCGACGGAAGCTCAACAGAGTCGCCTACATTCATGACGTTTAGCTCTCCTCTCGAGGGCCGACCGGTGAGTACTGGCCATCATACAAATACTTTTGAAACGCTGCCCCATTCAGCGCTACTCAGTGACGACGACAAGTGCATATTGCTGATTTCCACTCAAAATTATGACGGATCGTTCCCTATGGAACATGAACTCGCTCAGCTACTGCATACTAAATTGGAAATTATTAAACAAG CGGGAGAGAAATGCTGTTATTCAGAGACAGTTTGGGCAACAGCAACCGCGTTAGCCTATTTGTCGTTGGCTTTGCCTAAACTAAAGGATAGTTGGAAACTAGCTGCCAAGAAAGCTGAGAAATGGATCGACTCGCATGAAGGATTTAGCAATCGTGAACATCGTAAATCTTGCATTGAAGAAGCATATCAGTTTGTTAGGTCTAGATTGTTTCTTTAA
- the LOC124343332 gene encoding uncharacterized protein LOC124343332 has protein sequence MARWRLFSIALVVTTFFIIATVNAQRLHHHNSITQLLKDPERLEIVHAMLKKYKAKIMKSPLGDPVNSMGPPVWVGISPPSLPNDQEFFLNTNDTFINEPTKRNGHHNHRLVRSRNEPLSEEICKTNRYWKQINDTRDIYGQEVRIVHSSEYRQFAFVYECIREGEHCTGISEHLQSTCEMRPGWANMLHVKLTTVDTSLAPQWGYVAVPHHCACRIYPRVNPFIP, from the exons ATGGCTCGGTGGAGATTATTCTCGATTGCTCTCGTCGTCACGACATTTTTTATCATTGCCACCGTGAATGCCCAACGACTCCATCACCACAACTCCATCACTCAACTTTTAAAAGATCCAGAACGGCTCGAAATCGTTCACGCCATGctgaaaaaatacaaag CCAAAATCATGAAATCGCCTTTGGGTGATCCTGTCAACAGCATGGGACCCCCAGTTTGGGTCGGAATTTCTCCGCCATCACTGCCTAACGATCAAGAGTTCTTTTTG AATACGAACGACACATTTATCAACGAGCCTACAAAACGCAATGGACACCACAATCACCGGTTAGTTCGATCAAGAAATGAGCCCTTATCTGAAGAGATTTGCAAAACAAACAG ATACTGGAAGCAAATCAACGACACACGAGATATTTACGGACAAGAAGTGCGCATCGTTCACAGCTCAGAATATCGACAG TTTGCCTTCGTTTACGAGTGCATCAGAGAGGGGGAGCATTGTAcag GCATATCGGAGCACCTACAATCGACCTGTGAAATGCGGCCCGGTTGGGCCAACATGTTACACGTCAAATTAACGACAGTCGACACCAGTTTGGCACCTCAGTGGGGTTACGTCGCTGTACCTCACCACTGCGCTTGCAGAATTTATCCTCGAGTCAATCCATTCATTCCCTAA
- the LOC124343178 gene encoding cyclic nucleotide-gated cation channel subunit A-like, whose amino-acid sequence MSVTVPLVTFDPSDENRGGKQRTKMGEEKSNYNENDAVHLASFTQRRGRWIHRFRRTRQMMSDVHPGPDAGFLERYATGDHQEEGRSDVGWNAFLCRQHCHGQLVVDTTQKGHYRWLGIVSIAIMYNYIFIVGRAVFWDMQNMCPIVWLVLDYLCDVIYMLDMIVHAHEGYLEQGLMVTEPQKLRSHYWQNWDSKMDVLSLLPTDLLYLVWGSPTECTHVPCGVIVRMNRLLRLSRMMAFFDKTENQTNFPNAFRIAKVMIYLLVIIHWNGCIYFAISNAIGFGSDGWVVTLVENGTNLSLTYQYIFTFYWSTLTLTTIGETPPPEIEVEFVFVIVEYMIGILIFATIVGNIGSMITNMNASRTEFQTRMDAVKQYMVFRKVSKELEERVIQWFDYMWSNKQSLDEGSVMDTLPDKLKAEIAIHVHLDTLKQVKIFQDCEPGLLAELVLKLQLQVFSPGDYICRKGDVGKEMYIVKRGKLSVCSDDGKTVFVTLGAGSVFGEVSILNIAGNKTGNRRTANVRSVGYSDLFCLSKSDLWNALQEYPEGRKTLLERGRQLLLKDGLLDEEVNRRHQDESDSAKDRIEKLEMALDTLQTRFARLLAEYTSSQQTMKQRLSRVEQHQPSIRGEDGTLENVTAAVITSTPNSKRKSSNLLDVPSRKYSTSRPDDATGDDVDCVTAAAPFTENGFDADRGAESSVSKCRQIENADDNQ is encoded by the exons TTGGCCAGTTTCACTCAG CGGAGGGGGCGATGGATACACCGATTCCGGCGCACTCGTCAAATGATGTCAGACGTTCATCCAGGCCCAGACGCAGGTTTTCTGGAACGTTACGCCACTGGAGATCATCAAGAGGAAGGCCGAAGTGATGTTGGTTGGAATGCTTTCCTGTGTCGGCAACACTGTCACGGCCAATTAGTGGTGGATACTACTCAAAAAGGCCATTACAGA tggcTGGGCATTGTGAGCATTGCCATCATGTACAACTACATTTTCATCGTGGGTCGAGCAGTATTTTGGGACATGCAGAACATGTGTCCAATTGTTTGGCTGGTTCTCGACTATCTTTGCGACGTGATCTACATGCTCGACATGATTGTTCACGCCCACGAAG GATATTTGGAGCAAGGTCTGATGGTGACGGAACCACAGAAATTGCGGAGTCACTATTGGCAAAACTGGGATTCCAAAATGGAC GTTTTGAGTTTACTGCCAACAGATTTGCTCTACCTAGTTTGGGGTAGCCCGACAGAGTGCACCCATGTTCCGTGTGGCGTCATTGTTCGAATGAACCGACTTCTCCGCTTGTCCAGAATGATGGCATTTTTtgacaaaacagaaaatcagACTAATTTCCCAAACGCTTTCAGAATAGCAAAG GTTATGATCTATCTACTTGTAATCATCCACTGGAACGGTTGTATCTATTTCGCAATCAGCAACGCAATTGGTTTTGGATCCGACGGATGGGTGGTCACGCTGGTCGAAAACGGCACCAACCTGTCACTAACCTATCAATACATTTTCACGTTTTATTGGTCGACGCTGACGTTGACGACGATCGGTGAAACGCCACCACCCGAGATAGAAGTTGAATTTGTCTTTGTGATTGTCGAGTACATGATTGGCATCCTCATTTTCGCCACCATCGTCGGTAACATCGGCTCAATGATTACAAACATGAACGCTTCGCGGACCGAGTTCCAAACAAGGATGGATGCTGTTAAACAATACATGGTTTTCCGCAAAGTCTCCAAGGAGTTGGAAGAACGAGTCATCCAGTGGTTCGATTACATGTGGAGCAACAAACAGTCGCTGGATGAAGGAAGCGTCATGGACACACTTCCCGATAAACTCAAAGCTGAGATCGCCATCCATGTCCATCTGGATACGTTAAAACAAGTTAAAATCTTCCAAGATTGTGAACCAGGTTTGCTGGCAGAACTCGTTCTTAAACTTCAG CTGCAAGTCTTTAGTCCTGGAGATTATATTTGCCGGAAGGGCGACGTGGGTAAAGAAATGTACATCGTCAAGAGAGGAAAGTTGAGTGTCTGTTCTGACGACGGCAAAACGGTTTTTGTGACACTGGGAGCTGGGAGCGTCTTTGGCGAAGTGAGTATCCTCAACATTGCCGGAAACAAAACGGGAAACAGAAGGACAGCCAACGTCCGTAGCGTCGGCTACTCCGATCTGTTTTGTTTGTCTAAAAGCGACCTGTGGAACGCTCTGCAAGAATATCCGGAAGGTCGAAAAACTTTGCTGGAACGAGGCCGTCAGCTATTGCTCAAAGATGGACTGTTGGacgaggaagtcaacagacgACATCAGGATGAAAGTGACTCGGCTAAAGatagaatagaaaaacttg AAATGGCGCTGGACACGCTACAAACGCGTTTCGCTCGTCTTCTAGCCGAATACACAAGTAGTCAACAGACGATGAAACAGCGTCTGAGTCGAGTCGAACAACATCAGCCTTCCATTCGCGGCGAAGACGGAACTCTGGAAAATGTCACGGCCGCCGTTATTACTTCGACGCCCAATTCCAAAAGAAAGAGTAGCAATTTACTGGACGTTCCATCGAG GAAATATTCGACGTCACGGCCCGATGATGCCACCGGCGACGACGTCGATTGCgtgacagcagcagctccattCACAGAAAACGGATTCGACGCGGACCGGGGGGCGGAATCTTCAGTTTCAAAATGCCGTCAGATTGAAAACGCTGACGATAACCAATGA